A window of the Oscillospiraceae bacterium genome harbors these coding sequences:
- a CDS encoding redoxin domain-containing protein: MNNYIHFTPEDFTVDAYQKGAFKTVSRKDLLGHWSVFMFYPADFTFVCPTELSDMADLYDRIAAENCEVYSVSEDTHFVHKAWADASETIRRIPFPMIGDPAGVLARQFGVLDEAAGQAYRATFVLNPEAQVVLYEVNDMGIGRNAEELLRKLQAARFVAEHGDQVCPAKWKPGAETLTPSLDLVGML; encoded by the coding sequence ATGAACAATTATATTCATTTTACACCGGAAGATTTTACAGTTGACGCATACCAAAAGGGCGCATTTAAAACCGTTTCCCGCAAAGATCTGCTGGGGCACTGGTCGGTCTTTATGTTTTATCCAGCAGACTTTACCTTTGTCTGCCCGACAGAACTGAGCGATATGGCCGACCTTTATGACCGCATAGCGGCCGAAAACTGCGAGGTCTATTCGGTCAGTGAAGACACCCACTTTGTGCACAAAGCGTGGGCAGATGCTTCTGAAACCATTCGCAGAATTCCATTCCCCATGATCGGCGACCCGGCCGGTGTGTTGGCGCGTCAGTTTGGTGTACTGGACGAAGCGGCAGGGCAGGCGTACCGCGCAACTTTTGTGCTGAATCCCGAGGCACAGGTAGTATTGTACGAAGTAAACGATATGGGAATTGGCCGCAATGCAGAGGAACTGCTGCGCAAACTGCAGGCGGCCCGCTTTGTCGCCGAGCACGGTGACCAGGTCTGCCCGGCCAAGTGGAAGCCTGGTGCCGAAACGCTGACGCCGAGTCTTGATCTGGTCGGTATGCTGTAA
- the galE gene encoding UDP-glucose 4-epimerase GalE has translation METILVTGGAGFIGSHTCVALLENGYQVVVMDNFVNSNMNAVNAIRTITGKDFPFYQCDMLDKPAFEKVFAENKIDAVIHFAALKAVGESVQKPLEYYTNNLTGTLNLLQLMRKYSVKKLVFSSSATVYGSNNPVPFKEDMPIGGTTNPYGTTKVMTEQILQDLCVADKEIKVALLRYFNPIGAHPSGLIGENPNGIPNNLMPYISRVAAGILPCLSVYGDDYDTPDGTGVRDYIHVCDLASGHICALKKLETAHGCEIYNLGTGRGSSVLEVVHAFERASGKKINYKIAPRRAGDIATCYADASKAKRELGWEAKYNLDDMCRDSWNFIQHTKQN, from the coding sequence ATGGAGACAATCCTCGTTACCGGCGGCGCCGGTTTCATTGGCAGCCACACCTGCGTCGCACTGCTTGAAAACGGCTATCAGGTCGTGGTAATGGACAATTTCGTAAATTCCAATATGAATGCAGTCAATGCAATTCGTACTATCACAGGGAAAGATTTCCCATTCTATCAGTGCGATATGCTGGACAAGCCGGCTTTTGAAAAGGTCTTTGCCGAAAACAAGATCGATGCTGTCATCCACTTCGCCGCGCTGAAAGCAGTAGGGGAAAGCGTGCAGAAACCGCTGGAGTACTACACAAACAACTTGACAGGTACTTTAAATCTGCTGCAGCTGATGCGTAAATACAGTGTGAAAAAGCTGGTTTTCAGCTCCTCTGCGACAGTGTACGGCAGCAATAACCCGGTGCCTTTTAAAGAAGATATGCCGATTGGCGGCACTACAAATCCGTATGGTACGACGAAGGTTATGACAGAGCAGATTCTGCAGGACCTCTGCGTTGCAGATAAAGAAATAAAGGTTGCGCTGCTGCGTTACTTTAACCCCATTGGCGCGCATCCCTCGGGCTTAATCGGAGAAAACCCGAACGGTATTCCGAACAACCTGATGCCTTACATTTCGCGTGTTGCGGCGGGCATTCTGCCCTGCCTTTCGGTTTACGGCGATGACTATGACACCCCCGATGGCACCGGCGTACGCGACTATATCCATGTCTGCGACCTTGCGAGCGGCCATATCTGTGCCCTGAAAAAGCTGGAAACCGCCCATGGCTGCGAAATCTACAACCTTGGCACCGGCCGTGGCAGCAGCGTGCTGGAAGTGGTACATGCTTTTGAAAGAGCTTCCGGCAAAAAGATCAATTACAAAATTGCACCGCGCCGCGCAGGCGATATTGCCACCTGCTATGCAGATGCCTCAAAGGCAAAACGCGAGCTTGGCTGGGAAGCAAAATATAATCTGGACGATATGTGCCGGGATTCCTGGAACTTCATTCAGCATACGAAGCAAAACTGA
- the galT gene encoding galactose-1-phosphate uridylyltransferase — MAELRWNPFLQDWHMIASNRQNRPQMPKDYCPFCPKFGNVPDYEVMEYDNDFPALTQDPPAPDDVTTDFFKTAPNYGKCEVILYSPGHTTTMPQLSDSHMRKLVDLWCERFTKMAADPKIKYIFPFENRGDVVGVTMPHPHGQMYGYPFIPKRIQVETNSAREYYEKNGTCLFCDTLKNELKEQKRIIFQNEFFTVYLPFYTDYPYGVYIMTNRHVSRIVDLTDAEKDSLGVTIRDTVGMLDALFDYRFPYMMCMYSAPVNSGDYDSFCHYHIKFFPPMRSAVKQKFNASSETGAWANCNPTCPEETSKELRAAYQKYLQNRPAQDQ, encoded by the coding sequence ATGGCTGAACTCAGATGGAACCCCTTTTTGCAGGATTGGCACATGATTGCGAGCAATCGGCAGAACCGCCCGCAGATGCCGAAAGACTACTGCCCGTTTTGCCCCAAATTCGGCAATGTGCCGGACTATGAAGTGATGGAGTATGACAACGATTTTCCGGCTCTGACACAGGACCCGCCTGCGCCGGATGACGTAACTACAGATTTCTTTAAAACCGCACCAAATTACGGCAAATGCGAAGTCATTTTGTACTCACCCGGTCACACAACCACTATGCCGCAGCTCTCTGACAGCCACATGCGCAAACTGGTGGACCTTTGGTGTGAGCGCTTCACAAAAATGGCCGCTGACCCTAAAATCAAGTATATTTTCCCGTTTGAAAACCGCGGCGATGTAGTTGGCGTGACAATGCCACACCCGCATGGCCAGATGTATGGCTATCCTTTTATTCCAAAGCGGATTCAGGTAGAGACCAACAGCGCAAGGGAATACTATGAGAAAAACGGCACCTGCCTTTTCTGTGACACCCTGAAAAATGAGCTGAAAGAGCAGAAGCGCATCATTTTCCAAAATGAATTCTTTACCGTTTACCTGCCATTCTATACGGACTATCCTTATGGCGTATATATTATGACAAACCGCCATGTTTCCCGCATTGTTGACCTGACCGACGCGGAAAAAGACAGCCTTGGTGTTACGATTCGCGACACCGTAGGAATGCTGGACGCCCTGTTTGACTACCGCTTCCCCTATATGATGTGCATGTACAGCGCCCCGGTCAACAGCGGAGACTATGACAGCTTCTGCCACTACCACATTAAGTTTTTCCCGCCTATGCGCAGCGCGGTTAAGCAGAAATTCAACGCTTCCAGTGAAACGGGCGCCTGGGCAAACTGCAACCCTACCTGCCCGGAAGAGACCAGCAAAGAGCTGCGTGCCGCTTACCAGAAATATCTGCAGAACCGCCCCGCACAAGACCAATAA